A window of Kyrpidia spormannii genomic DNA:
GGGGGAAGTTTGTCCCGAGCGGGACGCATTGGAGTTGGCGCTCGTGGAAGCGGCGCTCCTTCGGGATCTGCCGGTTTTGGCGATTTGTCGTGGGATGCAGGTGATGAACGTGGCGGCGGGGGGGACATTGTACCAGGATCTCGCGACCCAGGGCAAGAACGCCCTCCAGCACCGCCAGCGGGCGCCCCGCTGGCACGGTTCGCACCGGGTGGAAATTGTGCCCGGGACTCGTTTGGCGGAAATCCTGGGGCGGTCTGAGGCCCGGGTGAACAGCTTTCATCACCAGGCGGTGCGGGATGTGGCCCCGGGAATGCGGGTGGCGGCGAAAAGCAGCGACGGGCTCGTGGAAGCGATGGAGAGTCGCCGGCACCGGTTCGCGGTCGCCGTCCAGTGGCACCCCGAACACATGTGGCGCAAAGATCCGGCCCAGATGCGATTATTTGAAGCGTTCGTGCAAGCGGCCGCCGACGGGCGGGAGTCGGAGGCCGGGGAGTGACGCCTGCAAAATCAGTCATGATGGCCGTCAAACTGATCTCCCCGGCCCTGGCTAAAAGATCGCCGATTTCTTGATCCGCCAGCAGTTGCGATCCCCGGCAGAACGTACTCACAGGCCGGATCTGGCAGACCTCCTTCCTACGGCCGGCGCTCCAGAATGAGACACGTTCTCATCGAGACGCGTTCTCATACCGAAAATAAGCCTTCTGCCTCTCTGCACCCCACCGCTTTGTCGGCACATTCAGGGTGAGGGGCGCGCGACCCTCGAGTTTTCAGGAAAGGAGAGGTGGCCATGGTACAGCCAAACCCGAATAGCGTCTCTCTGGTCCTGGTTTATCAGGTGGGGACGACCCCGACGGGGGACCCGGTCCTTCGCCGGCAGACCTATCGGGGGATCAAACCGGGGGTGTCGCCGGACAACCTGTACGCCGCCGCAGAACTGATCGCCGGCCTGCAAATCCACCCGGTGTACGAGGTGGACCGCTCGGAAGTGGATGAACTGTTGAAGCAATGACCCGGTGACCGAGCCAGGAACAGGAGGTGAATCCCTTGACGAAGACCACTTTGGAACTGCGCTTTCAGAACACTTCAGGGGGCACGGTCCGTCTGGCGGTCCCCGACCCCAAGCAGCCCATCGATGAGGCCGCCGTGCGGGCCGCCATGAACCAGTTGGTCAGCCTCGGCGTGTTCACCTCGATGGGTGGGGATTTGGTTCGGCCTGTGGAAGCCAGGCTGGTGACCACGACCCAGGATGTGTGGGATATGACCGGGTCCGGAGTCTGACGCCTATACCTGCCCGGGGCCGGGGCCTGGGAAGTTTCCCGGCCCTGGCTCGCTTTATTCCCATGCCCTTGCCCCTGTCTCATCCGTGGGCCGTCAATCAAATAGATCCTCGAAAATGTCAAACACGCGCCTCTTCTTCTTTCTCTTGTCGTACTCCCCGTAGTGGTGGGAACGCATGTCCGGATGCTTTTCGAAATGCCGGCCATGCTCCCGTTCGTGTTCATCCAGCCAGCGGTTAAACGGATCCCGGACTTCTCGAATTTCGCCCAGGATCTTGTCCAACTCGCCTCGGTCGAGCCACACGCCTTTGCAGTTCGGGCACACGTCGATCAACACGCCGTACTTTTCGACCTCTCGCATTCGCACATTGTCACAGACCGGACAGTTCATCCCCATTAACCCCTTTCCGTGGTGTGCGGCGGGCAAAAAAGCCGTCGCCCGCGGATGGTTGCCGGCGTCCGCTGGCGGGCGGACGATCCGGCGAAGACGGTGGACGCTTTTATCTATCTTATCGTTTTTTATAGACCTGCCGCCAGAGCAGGGCCAAGGCCGCCCCTGCGACGAAAATCCAAATGATGTGTGACTGAACTGCTCTGAGAACTTCTTCCCACCGCTGCCCGAGTTGGAACCCGAGCAGAATCCACGTGCCCGCCCAGGCCGCGAACCCCAGAGTACTCCACCACAGGTAGGAACCGGTCGGGATCCCACTCATGCCGGCGATATAACTGCCCAGCGCCCGAAATCCCGGGAGAAAGCGCCCGAATACCAACATGAGCGGCCCGTAGCGATGGACCACCCGGTGAGCCCAGGGCCACGCATCGTCTGGAACCACCCGGAAGAACGTGAGCCATTTTTGCGCGGAAGGTCCGAGTTTTCGCCCGGCGGCAAAGGCCATCAAACTGCCCCCCAGACACCCCAGGGTGCCGGCCAGGGAAAGGTGCCACAGTACCATGTGCCCCCGAGAGGCGAGAAAACCGTAGAATGCCAAGACGGCGTCCCCCGGGAAGGGAATACCGAGGCCCTCGATGATCATCGCGGCGAAAAGCCCAAAGGGGCCATATTGGATCAATTGTTCCACCGCCCCGTTCCACCAGTCACCCACGTCCCTCGCCCCCCGCCCTTATCTATACGCGGACGGGTCTCCCCGCTAGGACAGCCACCCGGGGATTTCTCCTGAGCGCGGCGGGGCGCCTTCGTTCAGCGCCGGGGGGCCGCGGCGGGGCGCCTTCATTCAGCGCCCCTCCCGAAGAGGGAAAACGAGAAATTTCGGGCGGTTGATGAGGGGGACTTACCCGGTCAAAGGGGACGAAGGGTGCATTCAATAAAATCGGAGGCCGAAAGGAGGTGTCGACACATGTACGACGGCGGCGTATTCGGTCCGGCCACCCGTTGGGCCGTGGTGTTCCTGATCATCTTTGTGTTGTTCTTCCTGCTGGTTCCGTGGGGGACCTGGTGAGGAACATGGGGAAGGCGAAGGCCGGCGGGGGGCCCGCCGGCCTTCGCCCGAGGCGGACAAGCCCGTTGAGGGAGAACTCCATCGGCCGGTCACGGTCTGGCGAGCGTCAGCCCTTGCACCGACGATCTGCGGGGTGGTACGCTGTACATAATGAGTGGAGAACGGAGGGCCACAATGGCGTCCTGGCGGGCGGATTTGTTATTGTTTATGGTGGTGGCAGTTTGGGGGAGCACATTCGTTGTGGTTCGGGACGCCGTCACTGAAATGGGAACCATGGGAGTTCTGGCGTCGCGGTTCACCATCGCGGCCCTGGCCCTTGGAGTCTTCGGGTTCAAATCCGTCCGCACGGCCCGCATATCGGAGATCCGGGCGGGTGTCGCCGTGGGTCTGGCGTATTTTATGGGGTTCGCGCTTCAAACGGCCGGCCTCGCATCGACCACGGCTTCCAAGGCGGGATTTATTACAGGGCTATCCGTGGTGGGGGTTCCCTTCATCGCTTATCTGGTGTGGAAGGTCAAACCCAGCGTCGACGCCGTGGCTGGCGTGATTTTCGCCACTGCGGGCCTGGCTTTTTTAAGCCTAGCCGATGTTCGGGGCGTGGGAATCGGCGACTTATTGGTACTGGGGTGTGCCGTGGCCTTCTCAGTCCAGTACCTGCTCGTTTCCCACTTCAGTGTGCAATGTCGCATTGTCCCATGGACGTTCTACCAACTGGTCACGGTGGCGCTATTGAGCCTGATGGGGAGCGCACTGTCCGGCACCTCCCCGCTGCCCGCCAGCACCGGGGCGTGGTGGGCGGCACTATTTCTCGGCCTTGTGGCCACCGCTTTGGTGACGGTGTTGCAAAACATCGGCCAGCGCTACACAACGGCCACCCGGGCGGCGCTGATATTTTCCCTTGAGCCGGTCTTTGCGGCGATATTTGGCCATTTTATTCAAGGCGATCAATTGACCGGCCGGATGGGGATTGGCGCCGCGCTGATCCTGCTCGGAATGATCACGGCTGAACTGCAGTGGATCACCCATTGGCGCCTCCGGCGGGAAGAACAGCGGATGATCCCCAGGTAGAGTGAACGGGCTGCTCTGCTGTTCTGGGTATCGGGGGCTTCTGCGGCAAGGATAGCGAGGGCCGGGGGTTGCGGGGGCAGATGCCGGTGGCGGTGAAAAACGGGAAAGGGCGGAATTGAGATGGCCAAGTTTCGGGAAAGCGATTTGATCCGACAATGGCAGACCCGGGTCCCGATCCCTCGCCCCGACACGGTGGTCGGAATCGGCGATGACGCGGCGGTGCTGGAACCCCAGTCCGGCGGACGGCTGTTGGTATCGACGGACATGATGGTGGAAAATGTCCATTTTTCGCTGGGATGGATGACCATTCGGGAAGTGGGGTTTAAGGCGGTGTCGGCGGCGGTCAGCGATATCGCCGCCATGGGCGGTGAGCCCCGGCATATTCTCGCCAGTGTCGGGATCCCGGCCAGCGCCCGGTTGGAGGACGCAAATGCCTTGTACGATGGGATTGGGGAGGCCTGTCGATTGTACGGCCTGGACATGGTCGGCGGGGATACGGTGGCGTCGCCGGCGGGATGGGTGATCGATATGGTGGTCCTGGGTTTGGCGACAAATCAAGTTCTCACCCGGGGCGGGGGTCGTCCTGGGGATGTGGTCGCGGTAACTGGGTACTTGGGCGGGGCCGCGGCGGGACTCGACTGGCTTCGGGGCGGGGGACAAGCGGTGGTGACGACCCCGGACGAGCGCTGGGTGTTGTTGGACATGCACAGGAGGCCTCTCGCCCAGGTGGAGGCGGGCCGGATCCTGGCGCAGTCGGGGGCCACGGCCTGTGATGATGTCACCGACGGCTTGGCGGCGGAGCTTCGGGCGCTCTGCCAGGCCAGCGGATATGGATGTTTTATCGAAAGCCAGCGCATTCCCACTCACCCGGCGGTGCGCAACTACGCCCTGAGGAGAGGGAAGAGTCCTGTGGACTGGGCGTTGTTTGGAGGGGACGACTATCAATTGGTTTGCTGCATTCCTCCCACTCGGTTTGCCGCCGCTCAGGCGGGGTGCATGGCGGCGGGAGTCATGCTCACGGTGATCGGCCGAGTGACGGAGGATCCCGCGCTGTTGTGGCGCTCTCCCTCGGGTGTGGTCGAAGAGCTGCCCGAAGGCGGGTTTGACCATTTTGCGGAAGAGGGGGAGGAACATGGGCACGGGGTGGGGTGAGCCGCCGCTGACAGAGCAGGGGGCGGCGCAGCTAAAAGCCTGGCGCACGACGACTCGGTCTCCGGGAGAAACCCGGGCCCTGGGGCGATTGTTGGGCAAGGTGGCGAAGCCGCAGACCTCGGTATGTCTCATTGGCGATCTGGGAGCGGGCAAAACCACTTTTGTCCAAGGATTGGCCGAGGGTCTGGGGATTTCCGGGCCGGTAACCAGTCCGACCTTCACGATTGTGTCCGAGTACCAGGGGCGGTTGCCGCTGTACCACGCAGATGTCTACCGGCTAGGGGAGGCGGCGGCAGAAGAACCCCTGGGGTTGGAAGAATATTTTGAAGGAAATGGGGTGGCGGTGGTGGAATGGGCGGAATGGGTGGAACCCCTTCTGCCCGACGACCGTCTGACCATTCGGATCGAGCGCGCCGGGGAGGCGAACGCCCGGGTGGTTGAGATGGCGGCCTCGGGTCCCCGGCATCGCGCCTTGCTCCGGGAGGTGATTCGGCGATGGTCCGACTGGCAATCGACACCGCGACAGCAGCCTTGAGCATGGCGGTGGAGGAGTCGGGAAGCATCCTGGCGGAAGCGGTGCTACAGCTGGGAAGAGATCACTCGGTGCACGTTTTACCCTGGCTGGAGAGGGTGTTGGCCGGGGCCGGGAAAGGACCGGCCGATCTGAACCGGGTCGTTGTCGGAGTGGGGCCGGGTTCGTACACCGGGGTCCGGGTGGGGGTGACTGTGGCGAAAACCCTGGGGTGGGCGCTGGGGATTCCGGTGGTACCGGTGTCAACTTTGTCGGGCTTGGCCGGGCGCGGGCGATTCTTTGACGGTGTGGTCGTGCCGATGGTGGACGCCCGACGGGACCGGGTATATGCGGCTTGGTTTTCCGGGGGAAGGGAAGGCGGTGTGGTGAGGGAGTCTCCGGATCGAGTGTGGCCGGTGGCGGAGTTGGCGGAGCGGCTGGCTGAAGACGGGCGGGGGGTGCTCGCCTTGGGGGATGGCGGGATGAGGTATGCGTCGATATGGAGAGAGCGGCTGGGAGGCCGGTTGCGGCTGGCGTCACCGGACCAGTTCGGGGTCCGGGCTGCCGACTTGTTGGCCGCCGAGGAAGCGGCCGGTGACCAAGGCTCTCTTCTTGGCCATGCGGTTCACGGGCTTGTGCCCCAATATCTTCAATTGGCAGAGGCGGAAGCGCGATGGCGGGATCGTCAGCACTGATCATTCGTCCGATGCGCACCACCGATCTCGACCGCATCCAGGAGATCGAACGGGCCTCTTTTACAGTGCCTTGGTCCCGGAACGCCTTCTACGGGGAATTGGCGGACAACCATTTTGCCCGGTACATTGTGGCCCAGCGCGGGGATTTGGTGGTGGGTTATGCGGGGATGTGGCTCATCCTCGACGAGGCGCACATTACGAACATCGCGGTTCACCCCGAGGCGAGAAGGCAGCACGTGGGGGAAACGCTGTTGCGCTATGCGATGGCCTATGCCCGAAGTCAGGGTGCCATGCGGATGACTTTGGAGGTGCGTGTATCCAACGCCCCTGCTCAGCATCTATATCGCAAACTGGGATTTACCGCCAAGGGTGTGCGCCGGGGCTATTATACAGATAATCATGAAGACGCCATCATTATGTGGGCGGAATTGGGGCAGTTCGACGGCCGGATCGACCCGGATGAAGAGGCGGGAGCTGCGGCTCAGGGAGACGCCGTCCCCGGGGCCGGAGGCGAGAAGAGTGCCGAGGATCGACGGGGGGGTCGGCGTCCCGGGGATGCCGGCGAAGTTTGAACGGGGCACGAGGGCTTTGGCAATGCCGGGGGTACGATAGGGGGGGAACGGGGCATGGAGGGGACGATGGACGGGGCTGCGATGGCGGGAAAAGATTCCGCTTTGCTCGGGAAGACCGGGGCTGAGCCGAGGGCGGGGGATCAAGAGGAAGGGCTCATTCTGGCTGTGGAGACCAGTTGCGACGAAACGGCGGCGGCGGTGGTGGAGGGGGGCACCCGCATCCGCTCGAATATCGTGAGCTCCCAAGTCGCGATTCACCGTCGGTTCGGAGGGGTCGTCCCGGAGGTGGCCTCCCGGGGGCATGTGGAACAGATTACGGCTGTTATGGCGGCAGCACTAGAGGACGCCGGGGTGCACCCCCGGGATTTGGCCGCCGTGGCGGTCACCTACGGTCCCGGGTTGGTGGGGGCCCTGTTGGTCGGGCTCATGGCGGCCAAGACTTTTGCGTGGGTTCACGGTCTGCCCTTAATCGGCGTTCACCACATCGTCGGTCACCTGTTTGCCCATCGTCTGGCCGGCGGCCCGGAACCGCCATGGCTCGCCCTGGTCGTTTCCGGGGGACATACCGAGTTGATTTACATACCGAATGACCACACCTTCGAGGTGCTGGGGCGGACCCGGGACGACGCCGCCGGGGAAGCTTTCGATAAGACGGCCAGGGCCTTGGGGTTGCCGTACCCGGGGGGCCCCCAGATCGACGCTTTGGCAAGCTCCGGGGACCCGGAGCGATACGCCTTTCCGCGTAGCTGGCTGGAGGAGGAGTCGTTAGATTTTAGTTTTAGCGGTCTGAAGACAGCCGTGTTGAATCTGTTAAATGACGCCCGCCAGCGCGGTGATGGGGTGCGCCCGGAGGATGTGGCGGCGTCATTCCAGGCGGCGGTGGTGGAGGTGTTGGTGGAGAAAACGGTCCGGGCGGTTCGGAGATACCCAGGAGTGCCGGTGGTGGTGGCCGGAGGGGTGGCGGCCAACTCAGCCCTGCGCCGCGAAATGGACCGCCGGGCGGAAGAAGAAGGATTTCTCTGGTCGGCACCTCCCTTGGCGCTGTGTACAGACAATGCGGCGATGATCGCGGCGGCGGCTTGGCCTCGACTGAGTCGAGGGTGGTTTCACGGTATGGATCTGAATGCCCGGGCGAACTTGGGGCTCGAGGCCTGGGCGGCGGGAGACGGGGTGGCGGCGTTCCCGCCGGATGATCCGCCGGATGGGAGGCGTCGCAACTGAATCACTGGGGTCGAGGTCCGGACACGGGGGGATCCGTATGGGACAAAGGAGTGTGGAGGCGCCGGTTGCTTCAATGGCGGGATGACCTGGGGGCCACGGACCGCGAGAAAAGGGAAGCCGCTTTGGCCGCCTGGGCGACTCGGTGGCTGGGGGGGATGCCCCCGGGGATCCTCATGGCCTACGTAGCCATTCGCTCTGAAGTGAACCTGAAACCGGTGGTGGAGTGGGCATGGAACCGCGGGTGGACCGTGGCCTTTCCTCGGGTGGAAGATTCCCACCGCATGAGCGCTGTGGCGGCGGATAGCTGGGAAGCGCTTTCCCCCGGGGCTTTCGGGATTCCAGAACCGACAGGACCGGCTCTGAGTCCCGGAGATCTCGACGTGATCGTCGTGCCAGGGGCGGCTTTCGATCGGCTCGGGCGACGGCTGGGGTATGGGCAAGGATTTTATGACCGATTCCTGCCCCAGGTGCCCCAGGCTAAAGTCGTGGGCGCAGCTTTTGCCGAACAATGGGTGGATGCGTTGCCGACAGATCCTCACGATGTACCCGTGCAGTATGTGTTGACCGAATACGGGGTGTGGTCGGTCCAAGATCGGGGATTTGTGGATCTTGGCGGCGGTACAACAGGAGAGCGGGGATAGGGGTAAGACCGGCGCCCCTGATCCGCAAGGTGCGAGTGCTTGAAATAGCTGTATATGTTTCAAGCAACGGTAGGCTGGGAGGAAAGGGGCGACCCGGGTGGAGGCACCTCAAGACCAACCGAAAACTTTCGTCGAACACCTGGCGGAGTTGCGAAAACTCCTCATTCAAACCCTAATCGTGTTTGTGATCGCCCTGGGGGTCGCGTTTTTTTACGTGGACCGCGTGCTGGTGTGGCTGGAAATCCCCGCCGTGCGGGCCGGGCTCGGCCGCCCCATGGTCCTGGGAGCCGGGGAGGTGGTGCGGGTCTATTTTATGTTGGCGGGTGTCACCGCACTGGGGGTCACGCTTCCGTTCCTGTTATTCCAAATCTGGAGGTTTGTCGCCCCGGGTCTGACCCCCCGGGAGCGGCGGGTTGCCCTGGCCTACATTCCGATGACCCTGTTCATCTTCCTCGCCGGCGTGGCTTTCGGATATTTTTTGGTCTTTCCCATGGTGTTTCGATTTCTCATCCGTCTTGGGGCGGAGCAATTTAACGTCCAGATCACCGCGGGAAACTATTTCGGCTTCATGATCAACATCATCGTGCCCCTGGGGCTGATTTTTGAACTGCCCTTGGCGACCATGTTTCTCACTCGGCTTGGTATCGTGACTCCGGCTTTTTTGGGCAAAATGCGAAGATATGCGTACCTGGTGTTGGTGATCATCGGAGCGATGATCACTCCTCCGGACTTCGTCTCTCACCTCAGTGTCACCATTCCTATGATCCTTCTCTACGAACTCAGCGTAAGCGTCTCGAAATGGGTTTGGGCCAGGCGGCAAAAAAATCCCGATGACCCGGTTGCAAACTGAAAGGGGATCCATTAATATAGAGGGTGGCGTTAGCACTCGGGTAAAGCGAGTGCTAACAACATCGCAACGGAAACTTTACGTGAGGAGGGTCTTGCATGATCAAGCCGCTGGCAGATCGCGTCGTGATCCGTCCGGTTGAAAAGGAAGAAAAGACCGCGAGCGGGATCGTCCTGCCCGATACCGCCAAGGAGAAGCCCCAAGAGGGGGAAGTGGTGGCGGTGGGTCCCGGCCGCATGGAAGAAGGGCGCCGGGTCGAGATGGAAGTGAAGGTGGGCGACCGGGTGATTTATTCGAAGTACGCCGGAACTGAAGTCAAGTACGACGGTGTCGAGTACCTGATCCTCCGGGAAAGCGATATCTTGGCCGTGCTGGAAAAGTAAGCGGGCCATGGCCTACGAGATACTTAACAACGGGGAGGTAACCTGACGTGGCGAAAGAGATTATTTTCCGCGAGGATGCACGCCGGGCGATGCTTCGCGGCGTCGACGCCCTGGCCGATGCGGTGAGGGTGACCCTGGGGCCGAAGGGCCGGAACGTAGTCTTGGAGAAGAAGTTCGGTTCTCCGTTGATCACCAACGACGGCGTGACCATCGCGAAGGAGATTGAGTTGGAAAACCCCTTTGAGAATATGGGGGCCCAACTGGTCAAAGAAGTGGCCACCAAAACGAATGATGTGGCCGGTGACGGAACCACCACGGCCACGGTGTTGGCCCAGGCGATTATCCAGGAAGGCCTGAAAAACGTCACCGCCGGGGCGAACCCCATGGCTCTGAAGCGGGGTATTGAGAAGGCCGTGAAAGCGGCGGTGGACGAGATCGCCCGGGTTGCGAAACCGATCGAAGGGCGGGAGAGCATCGCCCAGGTGGCGGCGATTTCCGCCGGGGATGAGGAGATCGGTGCTCTGATCGCCGACGCCATGGAGAAGGTCGGCAAGGACGGCGTGATTACGGTGGAGGAGTCCAAGGGCTTCGGCACCGAACTCGAGATTGTGGAAGGGATGCAGTTCGACCGCGGCTACATCTCGCCCTACATGATCACCGACACCGACAAGATGGAAGCGGTTCTGGAGGAGCCGTACATTCTGATCACCGACAAGAAGGTCAGCAACATCCAGGAGATCCTGCCAGTGCTGGAGCGGGTGGTGCAATCCGGACGGCCTCTGCTGTTGATTGCCGAGGATGTCGAGGGTGAAGCTTTGGCGACCCTGGTGGTCAACAAGCTGCGGGGCACCTTTACTGCGGTGGCGGTGAAGGCTCCTGGCTTTGGCGACCGCCGCAAAGCGATGCTCCAGGATATTGCGATCCTGACCGGCGGCCAGGTGATCAGCGAAGAGCTCGGTCTGGAGCTGAAGAACACCTCCCTGCAGCAGCTCGGTCGGGCGCGCCAGGTGCGGGTGACGAAGGAAAATACCATTATTGTGGACGGTGCCGGCGATAAGAAGGAGATCGACGGACGCATCAACCAGATCAAAGTGCAACTGGAGGAGACGACCTCCGATTTTGACCGCGAGAAACTGCAAGAGCGCTTGGCGAAGTTGGCCGGCGGTGTTGCGGTGATCAAGGTGGGTGCGGCCACCGAGACGGAGATGAAGGAAAAGAAGCTCCGCATTGAGGACGCTCTCAACTCCACCCGGGCGGCGGTGGAGGAAGGGATTGTCCCGGGCGGCGGCACGGCCCTCGTGAACGTCATTCCGGCCCTCGATGCGCTTACCGTGGAAGGCGACGAGCTGACGGGAGTGAAC
This region includes:
- the groL gene encoding chaperonin GroEL (60 kDa chaperone family; promotes refolding of misfolded polypeptides especially under stressful conditions; forms two stacked rings of heptamers to form a barrel-shaped 14mer; ends can be capped by GroES; misfolded proteins enter the barrel where they are refolded when GroES binds) — its product is MAKEIIFREDARRAMLRGVDALADAVRVTLGPKGRNVVLEKKFGSPLITNDGVTIAKEIELENPFENMGAQLVKEVATKTNDVAGDGTTTATVLAQAIIQEGLKNVTAGANPMALKRGIEKAVKAAVDEIARVAKPIEGRESIAQVAAISAGDEEIGALIADAMEKVGKDGVITVEESKGFGTELEIVEGMQFDRGYISPYMITDTDKMEAVLEEPYILITDKKVSNIQEILPVLERVVQSGRPLLLIAEDVEGEALATLVVNKLRGTFTAVAVKAPGFGDRRKAMLQDIAILTGGQVISEELGLELKNTSLQQLGRARQVRVTKENTIIVDGAGDKKEIDGRINQIKVQLEETTSDFDREKLQERLAKLAGGVAVIKVGAATETEMKEKKLRIEDALNSTRAAVEEGIVPGGGTALVNVIPALDALTVEGDELTGVNIVRRALEAPVRQIADNAGLEGSVVVERLKKESAGIGFNAATGEWVDMIKAGIVDPAKVTRSALQNAASVAAMVLTTEALVADKPEKEKPAPNMGGAGMDMM